A part of Larkinella insperata genomic DNA contains:
- a CDS encoding sensor histidine kinase codes for MGLTLNRYTQKDTWIALGILPTYYFFLNYMLLGRIYLQRLDVFVLSTLFTALVWTPAFFLHALPAVYLRQRYPHIRQTWMRLSFAVLIHMIMSSAVIILLFYLYGWVDFPGFEFNTDRLRWALVLGIVGNLVANIVHESVYTFEKWSQTISETEKLKKANLQSQLDSLKQQVNPHFLFNSLNTLSSLIDEDTEKAELFIEELSSVYRYLLQTNENALTSLRDEMAFIESYFHLLKTRYGSGIELDVSIADRYREARLPPLTLQMLVENAVKHNIILSEQPLQIRIETTPTGQLSVSNNVQRKNVRVASNGVGLSNIATKYQLLGHQGLEIDKSESCFRVTLPLLPLEP; via the coding sequence GTGGGCTTAACATTAAATCGGTATACCCAGAAAGATACCTGGATTGCCCTGGGTATTCTGCCGACTTACTACTTTTTTCTGAACTACATGCTGTTGGGGCGGATTTACCTTCAACGGCTGGACGTTTTTGTACTGTCTACCCTTTTTACGGCGCTGGTCTGGACACCGGCTTTTTTTCTCCACGCCCTGCCCGCCGTTTATCTGCGCCAACGCTACCCCCACATCCGGCAGACCTGGATGCGCCTGAGTTTCGCCGTGCTCATCCACATGATCATGTCTTCGGCGGTGATTATTCTGCTGTTTTACCTGTACGGCTGGGTCGACTTTCCGGGGTTTGAATTCAACACGGATCGGCTGCGGTGGGCGCTGGTTTTGGGCATCGTGGGAAACCTGGTGGCTAACATCGTTCACGAAAGCGTGTACACGTTTGAAAAATGGTCGCAAACCATCAGTGAGACGGAAAAACTCAAGAAAGCGAACCTGCAAAGCCAGCTCGATAGCCTCAAACAACAGGTAAATCCGCACTTTCTGTTCAATAGCCTCAACACGCTCTCTTCACTGATCGACGAAGACACCGAGAAAGCGGAGCTGTTCATCGAAGAATTGTCGAGCGTGTACCGGTATCTGCTCCAGACCAACGAAAATGCCCTGACCAGTCTGCGCGACGAAATGGCCTTTATTGAATCGTATTTTCACCTGCTGAAAACCCGTTACGGCAGCGGTATTGAACTGGATGTGAGTATTGCCGACCGTTACCGCGAAGCCCGCTTGCCGCCCCTGACGCTCCAGATGCTGGTCGAAAACGCCGTCAAACACAACATTATCCTGTCGGAGCAACCGCTGCAAATCCGGATTGAAACGACGCCGACCGGCCAGTTATCGGTTTCCAACAACGTCCAGCGTAAGAACGTCCGGGTGGCTTCCAACGGCGTCGGGCTTTCCAATATCGCCACGAAATACCAGTTGCTCGGCCACCAGGGGTTGGAAATCGACAAGTCCGAAAGCTGTTTTCGCGTCACGCTACCGCTGTTGCCCCTCGAGCCGTAA
- a CDS encoding sensor histidine kinase yields the protein MTTFERPNDRWLRWIGIPLIVLLANLLYLKDDQHNPVLYTGWVFIGMAYVTLAWEGSVSWVYYVRKLFPDARHSLRRILITFTGYFLLAVVCQSLFVFLTDLSGLAIIPITSHVYQAYIGIGIFCSLLLGITYEIIYYLHQYRQAVAEAEAIQKSRIQGQFDSLKSQVNPHFLFNSLNSLSALISEDKQQANRFLEEMSSVYRYLLQSNDRKLVTLQTEIRFIESFFYLLKARYGPAIELHTHIAPELLDHYLPPFSLQMLIENAIRHNIILADRPLVISLQADAKKHTEPTRLQVSNNIQRKNIQVKKQPGGLTQLTERFKLLRLPRPIIQDDGLAFSVHVPLITKDADFLIHLP from the coding sequence GTGACAACGTTTGAGAGACCGAACGACCGATGGCTCCGCTGGATAGGAATCCCGCTGATTGTCCTGCTGGCGAATCTGCTTTATCTGAAGGATGATCAGCACAACCCGGTGTTGTACACCGGCTGGGTATTTATCGGAATGGCGTATGTCACGCTGGCTTGGGAAGGTTCGGTGAGCTGGGTGTATTACGTGCGCAAACTTTTCCCGGATGCCCGGCATTCGCTCCGGCGCATCCTGATCACGTTTACCGGCTATTTTCTGCTGGCGGTGGTTTGCCAGTCGCTGTTTGTGTTTCTGACCGACCTCAGCGGGCTGGCCATCATTCCCATCACATCCCACGTCTACCAGGCTTACATCGGCATCGGTATTTTTTGCTCGCTGCTGCTGGGCATCACCTACGAAATCATCTATTACCTGCACCAATACCGTCAGGCCGTCGCCGAAGCCGAAGCCATTCAGAAATCCCGGATTCAGGGGCAGTTTGATAGCCTGAAAAGCCAGGTCAATCCGCATTTTTTATTTAATTCGCTCAACTCGCTTTCGGCCCTGATTTCCGAAGACAAACAGCAGGCCAACCGGTTTCTGGAGGAAATGTCGAGTGTGTACCGGTATCTGCTGCAATCCAACGACCGCAAGCTGGTTACGCTCCAGACCGAAATCCGGTTTATTGAATCTTTTTTTTACCTGCTGAAAGCCCGCTACGGCCCGGCGATTGAACTGCACACGCACATTGCGCCCGAGTTGCTGGATCATTACCTGCCCCCGTTCAGTTTGCAGATGCTGATCGAAAACGCCATCCGCCACAACATCATTTTGGCCGACCGCCCGCTGGTTATCTCGCTCCAGGCCGACGCCAAAAAACACACCGAGCCCACGCGGTTGCAGGTTTCCAACAACATCCAGCGCAAAAACATCCAGGTCAAGAAGCAGCCCGGCGGACTGACGCAGCTCACGGAACGGTTCAAGCTCCTGCGATTGCCCCGCCCCATTATTCAGGACGACGGCCTTGCGTTTAGCGTGCACGTGCCGCTCATCACGAAAGATGCCGATTTTTTGATACATTTACCCTGA